One genomic region from Rothia dentocariosa ATCC 17931 encodes:
- a CDS encoding DUF6318 family protein, with the protein MLSLAVNRRTALLFLGSGAGAVLMSACGGNASNTESSASPLASSSSASSTSSSSSSENSSSASPSASPSRRNSFQRGFDVELNNADMEYTGEGYMYSTREKQGYGWPHPKRPQEMSENSELGLYYSWAYASAGISYAMKTGDDTYIKQSGMTEGDQKLFKSIALLEETREGKYWEESGNFVYRLESDRPEKKGEEYSWPYQLQMFHGDFYVRNGEVHEIPENTDGWGQTVYSTGTLKARYLDGAWQMEGFFEGIATDVVGKPFDK; encoded by the coding sequence ATGTTATCTTTAGCTGTTAATCGTCGTACCGCGCTCCTGTTCCTTGGTTCTGGTGCTGGGGCTGTCTTGATGAGTGCATGTGGTGGGAATGCGTCAAATACCGAAAGCTCTGCTTCGCCTCTCGCAAGCTCTTCATCCGCGAGTTCCACGTCTTCTTCGTCGTCATCAGAAAATTCATCAAGCGCTTCGCCCAGTGCCAGTCCAAGCAGGCGGAATAGCTTCCAGCGAGGATTCGATGTGGAGCTTAATAATGCGGATATGGAGTATACGGGCGAGGGTTATATGTATTCCACGCGCGAAAAGCAGGGATATGGGTGGCCGCATCCTAAAAGGCCTCAAGAAATGAGTGAGAACTCTGAACTTGGGCTGTACTATAGCTGGGCATATGCATCGGCTGGAATAAGTTATGCCATGAAAACGGGTGACGATACGTATATTAAGCAGTCTGGAATGACTGAGGGCGATCAGAAGCTTTTTAAAAGTATTGCTCTTTTGGAAGAAACGCGTGAGGGTAAGTATTGGGAGGAGTCAGGTAACTTCGTGTATAGGTTAGAATCCGATCGCCCCGAGAAAAAGGGTGAAGAATATTCTTGGCCTTATCAATTACAAATGTTTCATGGAGACTTCTACGTGCGTAACGGAGAAGTGCATGAAATTCCTGAGAATACTGATGGTTGGGGGCAGACTGTCTACTCCACTGGGACCCTTAAGGCGAGGTATCTTGATGGTGCCTGGCAGATGGAAGGGTTCTTTGAAGGTATCGCTACCGATGTTGTTGGAAAACCCTTTGATAAATAG